Proteins encoded together in one Thermophilibacter immobilis window:
- the ptsP gene encoding phosphoenolpyruvate--protein phosphotransferase, which produces MYEGVNASDGIGIGVARVAVEPDLSFTPHVPADAGDEKQRYADARAKFTEQTNAQIERMTKTVGEEAAAIMGAHIEFAEDEGIREMVEGSIDSGMCAEQAVSEAYDTYYNMFSNMEDELFRERAADVADVKNGLLADLLDKEVVDLSTLPENSIVVARELTPSMTADIDKDNVAGIITETGGRTSHSAIIARALEIPAVLSVADVTKNIKNGDLLVVDGTNGNIITSPNDHDLAHYRAKARQFAQDKEALEAYRGKQTVTGDGDSVLLVANIGNPDDANVAAEHDCEGVGLFRSEFLFMDAKELPTEDEQFAAYQKVALRMKGQPVIIRTLDVGGDKEIPYLNLQKEENPFMGYRAVRYCLGNPEQYKVQLTALLRASAFGDVKIMVPLVTNIDEIRQVRSLVETCKVELDARGVAYNKSIQIGTMIETPAASLIADDLAAECDFFSIGTNDLIGYTMCADRGNSRVGYLYEVYQPAVLRSLRRIIEEGNKANIMVGMCGEAAADPLLIPVLISFGLGEFSVSAPSILRTRRVISEWTKAEADALTEKVMGLKTSTEVKAMLQSAAR; this is translated from the coding sequence ATGTACGAGGGAGTCAACGCATCTGACGGTATCGGCATAGGCGTCGCGCGCGTCGCCGTCGAGCCCGACCTCAGCTTCACGCCGCATGTGCCCGCGGACGCCGGCGACGAGAAACAGCGCTACGCCGACGCGCGGGCCAAGTTCACCGAGCAGACCAACGCCCAGATCGAGCGCATGACCAAGACGGTGGGCGAGGAGGCTGCGGCCATCATGGGCGCCCACATCGAGTTTGCCGAGGACGAGGGCATCCGCGAGATGGTCGAGGGCTCCATCGACTCCGGCATGTGCGCCGAGCAGGCGGTCAGCGAGGCCTACGACACGTACTACAACATGTTCTCCAACATGGAGGATGAGCTCTTCCGCGAGCGCGCCGCCGACGTCGCCGACGTCAAGAACGGGCTTCTCGCCGATCTGCTGGACAAGGAGGTCGTCGACCTCTCCACGCTCCCCGAGAACTCCATCGTGGTCGCCCGCGAGCTCACGCCGTCCATGACCGCCGACATCGACAAGGACAACGTCGCCGGCATCATCACCGAGACGGGCGGGCGCACGTCGCACTCCGCGATCATCGCCCGCGCGCTCGAGATCCCCGCGGTCCTCTCGGTGGCCGATGTCACCAAGAACATCAAGAACGGCGACCTGCTCGTGGTCGACGGCACCAACGGCAATATCATCACCTCGCCCAATGACCACGACCTTGCTCACTACCGTGCCAAGGCCCGGCAGTTCGCCCAGGACAAGGAGGCCCTCGAGGCCTACCGTGGCAAGCAGACCGTGACCGGCGACGGCGACTCCGTGCTGCTCGTGGCCAACATCGGCAACCCCGACGACGCCAACGTGGCGGCCGAGCACGACTGCGAGGGCGTCGGGCTGTTCCGCTCCGAGTTCCTCTTCATGGACGCCAAGGAGCTCCCGACGGAGGACGAGCAGTTCGCGGCCTACCAGAAGGTCGCCCTGCGCATGAAGGGCCAGCCGGTCATTATCCGCACGCTCGACGTGGGCGGCGACAAGGAGATCCCCTACCTCAACCTTCAGAAGGAGGAGAACCCCTTCATGGGCTACCGGGCGGTGCGCTACTGCCTGGGCAACCCCGAGCAGTACAAGGTCCAGCTCACGGCCCTCTTGCGCGCGTCGGCCTTTGGCGACGTCAAGATCATGGTGCCCCTGGTGACCAACATCGACGAGATTCGCCAGGTCAGGAGCCTCGTCGAGACGTGCAAGGTGGAGCTTGACGCGCGTGGGGTAGCCTACAACAAGAGCATCCAGATCGGCACCATGATCGAGACGCCCGCCGCCTCCCTCATCGCCGACGACCTGGCCGCCGAGTGCGACTTCTTCTCCATCGGCACCAACGACCTCATCGGCTACACCATGTGCGCCGATCGCGGCAACAGCCGCGTGGGCTACCTCTACGAGGTCTACCAGCCCGCCGTTCTGCGCTCGCTCAGGCGCATCATCGAGGAGGGCAACAAGGCGAACATCATGGTGGGCATGTGCGGCGAGGCCGCGGCCGACCCGCTGCTGATTCCCGTGCTCATCTCCTTTGGCCTGGGGGAGTTCTCCGTCTCCGCACCGTCGATCCTGCGCACGCGTCGCGTCATCTCCGAGTGGACCAAGGCCGAGGCCGACGCCCTCACCGAGAAGGTCATGGGGCTCAAGACCTCCACCGAGGTCAAGGCGATGCTGCAGTCTGCGGCGCGCTAG
- the thrB gene encoding homoserine kinase, translating to MSVDDAGGARPLVIVRVPATSANVGVGFDCLGIALDLTATFLVTPAERLLIDGCEERFCGEDNLAWQSYLAACRALDLESQPLHMSILSPIPLSGGLGSSSVCVIAGVAAAMALSEDGFDRARALELACALEGHPDNVAPALLGGLVSSFMEDGRATSTTLSVAPNLRFAAVAPPYEVRTADARSVLPEEVSLETAVWQMGRCVAVVRALEKGDAELLAKACHDRLHEPYRAALIPDYDALRAAALAAGACAFVISGSGSTMLAIADGDERAARVADALAAARPGFWLRTLSANTLGTTVEVH from the coding sequence GTGAGCGTGGATGACGCCGGCGGCGCGCGTCCTCTCGTGATCGTGCGCGTCCCCGCGACGAGCGCGAACGTGGGCGTGGGCTTCGACTGCCTGGGCATCGCGCTCGACCTCACGGCGACGTTTCTGGTGACGCCGGCCGAGCGGCTCTTGATCGACGGCTGCGAGGAGCGCTTCTGCGGCGAGGACAACCTCGCATGGCAGAGCTACCTCGCTGCCTGCCGCGCCCTGGACCTGGAGTCGCAGCCGCTGCACATGAGCATCCTGTCCCCCATCCCCCTCTCGGGCGGGCTCGGCTCCAGCTCCGTGTGCGTGATCGCCGGGGTCGCCGCGGCCATGGCCCTCTCCGAGGACGGCTTCGACCGCGCGCGGGCCCTCGAGCTCGCCTGCGCGCTCGAGGGGCACCCCGACAACGTGGCGCCCGCGCTTCTGGGCGGACTCGTGAGCTCGTTCATGGAGGATGGACGCGCCACCTCCACGACCCTGAGCGTGGCTCCCAACCTGCGCTTCGCTGCCGTGGCGCCGCCCTACGAGGTGCGCACCGCCGACGCGCGGAGCGTCCTGCCCGAAGAGGTGAGCCTGGAGACGGCCGTCTGGCAGATGGGACGCTGCGTGGCCGTGGTGCGCGCCCTGGAGAAGGGCGACGCGGAGCTTCTTGCCAAGGCCTGCCACGACCGGCTCCACGAACCCTACCGCGCCGCGCTCATACCCGACTACGATGCCCTGCGCGCGGCCGCGCTCGCGGCGGGGGCGTGCGCGTTCGTCATCTCGGGCTCGGGCTCCACGATGCTCGCCATCGCTGACGGAGACGAGCGGGCCGCGCGGGTCGCCGACGCGCTCGCGGCCGCGCGCCCGGGCTTCTGGCTGCGTACCCTGTCAGCGAACACCCTCGGTACCACCGTCGAGGTGCACTAA
- a CDS encoding DNA/RNA non-specific endonuclease, which produces MTHRRPVRHRGRAVVRPRGPLALLAVLLVALATFLGGAPTPTALSGPSATQSAPKQLCERQDGYTSWDPEASPDYYRVVGTAVVDVDVAAGTVRYEVLDDLGRTGRAMAKVTYDMMEAGSARERGDISSLHPSGWGHNAEVTIANPGARDYHGALYNRSHLVAKSLGGADAQENLVCGTRTQNVGDNQGQDGGMAYTEGLARTWLAAHPDGAVFYSATPVYEGTELLCRSVIVDVRSSDNSLDLEVEVYNAALGFDVDYATGEFRAS; this is translated from the coding sequence ATGACGCATAGGAGGCCCGTCCGTCATCGAGGTCGCGCCGTCGTGCGGCCGCGCGGACCCCTCGCGCTTCTCGCCGTGCTCCTCGTCGCTCTGGCGACGTTTCTCGGCGGCGCGCCAACCCCGACCGCCCTGTCCGGCCCGTCCGCGACCCAGTCTGCCCCGAAGCAGCTCTGCGAGCGTCAGGACGGCTACACGAGCTGGGACCCCGAGGCCAGCCCGGACTACTATCGCGTGGTGGGGACCGCCGTCGTGGATGTCGACGTGGCCGCGGGCACCGTCCGCTACGAGGTCCTCGACGACCTGGGGCGAACTGGCCGCGCGATGGCTAAGGTAACCTATGACATGATGGAGGCCGGCAGCGCCCGCGAGCGCGGGGACATCTCCTCCCTGCACCCCTCGGGCTGGGGGCACAACGCCGAGGTCACGATCGCGAATCCCGGTGCCCGCGACTACCACGGAGCCCTCTACAACAGGAGCCACCTCGTGGCCAAGTCCCTGGGTGGCGCCGACGCCCAGGAGAACCTCGTCTGCGGCACGCGCACCCAGAACGTCGGCGACAACCAGGGCCAGGACGGGGGCATGGCCTACACCGAGGGCCTCGCGCGCACGTGGCTCGCCGCGCATCCGGACGGCGCCGTGTTCTACTCGGCCACGCCCGTCTACGAGGGCACGGAACTCCTGTGCCGCAGCGTCATCGTGGACGTGCGATCCTCGGACAATAGCCTTGACCTCGAGGTGGAGGTCTACAACGCGGCGCTCGGCTTTGACGTTGACTACGCGACGGGGGAGTTCAGGGCCTCGTGA
- a CDS encoding homoserine dehydrogenase: protein MKIALLGYGTVGRGVDQIISERVSEAEVTRILELPDRLTDARMTSDYDDIVDDSSVELVVECMGGLEPAHAFIMRALAAHKHVVTSNKAVVAAHLAEFISAAAQAGVSLYIEAAVGGGIPWIASIEKVRRIDEVTSFSGIMNGTTNYIVDAMRRQGAEFADVLARAQELGYAERDPSADIDGIDVKNKTIISAAVAFGVNCTPDLPVSGIRNLTKADLDLFAAHGRTVKLLGRGVRQGGRYAAAVEPVAVGEGTLEAQVPSNFNLMTLDATTVGELKFYGQGAGSLPTGNAIVQDVLDCASGTLRPTYDLSRALAYAPELLRSDYVVRTSAAVEGAEPFDEGALLVRDLAAADARALLARACETDHTSFMAALAQEG from the coding sequence ATGAAGATCGCCCTTCTCGGCTACGGCACGGTCGGCCGCGGCGTGGACCAGATCATCTCCGAGCGCGTGAGCGAGGCGGAGGTCACCCGCATCCTCGAGCTGCCCGACCGCCTGACGGACGCGCGCATGACCTCGGACTACGACGACATCGTCGACGATTCCTCGGTCGAGCTCGTCGTGGAGTGCATGGGCGGCCTCGAGCCGGCCCACGCCTTCATCATGCGCGCCCTCGCGGCGCACAAGCACGTGGTCACCTCCAACAAGGCCGTCGTGGCCGCGCACCTCGCCGAGTTCATCTCGGCGGCGGCGCAGGCGGGGGTGAGCCTGTACATCGAGGCGGCCGTGGGCGGCGGCATCCCCTGGATCGCGAGCATCGAGAAGGTCCGGCGCATCGACGAGGTCACGTCGTTCTCAGGCATCATGAACGGCACGACGAACTACATCGTCGACGCCATGCGCCGCCAGGGCGCGGAGTTCGCCGACGTCCTGGCCCGCGCGCAGGAGCTGGGCTACGCCGAGCGCGACCCCTCCGCCGACATCGACGGCATCGACGTCAAGAACAAGACGATCATCTCGGCGGCCGTGGCCTTTGGCGTCAACTGCACGCCTGACCTGCCGGTCTCGGGCATCAGGAACCTCACCAAGGCCGACCTCGACCTCTTTGCCGCGCACGGCCGCACGGTGAAGCTCCTGGGGCGCGGCGTGCGGCAGGGCGGACGCTACGCCGCGGCCGTGGAGCCGGTGGCCGTGGGCGAGGGCACGCTCGAGGCGCAGGTCCCCTCCAACTTCAACCTCATGACGCTCGACGCCACCACGGTGGGCGAGCTCAAGTTCTATGGCCAGGGCGCCGGCAGCCTCCCCACCGGCAACGCGATCGTGCAGGACGTGCTCGACTGCGCCTCTGGGACGCTCCGTCCGACCTATGACCTCTCCCGCGCGCTCGCCTACGCGCCCGAGCTCCTGCGCTCGGACTACGTCGTGCGCACGTCGGCGGCCGTCGAGGGCGCCGAGCCCTTCGACGAGGGGGCGCTTCTCGTCCGCGACCTCGCGGCCGCAGACGCCCGGGCCCTGCTCGCGCGCGCCTGCGAGACCGACCACACCTCGTTCATGGCCGCGCTCGCGCAGGAAGGCTAG
- a CDS encoding aspartate kinase → MIKIAKFGGSSVASAEQFRKVKGIVESDPDRRFVVVSAIGKRFAADNKVTDLLLLVNAHVQYHVDCTALLADIEQRFLDIASELGLSWPVAERFETFARNIRKHSPEYIVSRGEWLTAHLMAEYLGVPFVDAADVVVFHHDGKVDMERTAARLRDVMVREGAFVLPGFYGATVDGQIKLFQRGGGDITGAILARCVDAGLYENWTDVSGFLSADPRIVESPRSIRRITFDEMRELSYMGASVLQEEAIFPVREVNIPIQIKNTNRPADEGTIIRENAEPGVDEHLITGIAGKRDFVSVHVKKAHMSNEVGLVRRTLSIFEHYGVSVEHIPTGVDSFSVVVAGDDVRESVYSIIADIRREVEPDDIALSDGLALLSVVGRNMSKRSGTSGKIFGALGDAGINIRMITQSSQEISIIMGVNNVDFDRAVRCIYDRFVRNELVAAGA, encoded by the coding sequence ATGATCAAGATCGCCAAGTTCGGCGGGTCCTCGGTTGCCTCCGCGGAGCAGTTTCGCAAGGTCAAGGGGATCGTCGAGTCCGACCCCGACCGGCGCTTCGTGGTGGTTTCGGCCATCGGCAAGCGCTTTGCCGCGGACAACAAGGTCACCGACCTGCTGCTGCTTGTGAACGCCCACGTCCAGTACCACGTGGACTGCACGGCGCTTCTCGCCGACATCGAGCAGCGCTTCCTGGACATCGCCTCCGAGCTGGGGCTCTCGTGGCCGGTGGCCGAGCGCTTCGAGACCTTCGCCAGGAACATCAGGAAGCACTCGCCCGAGTACATCGTGAGCCGGGGCGAGTGGCTCACCGCCCATCTCATGGCCGAGTACCTGGGCGTTCCCTTCGTGGATGCCGCCGACGTGGTGGTCTTTCACCACGACGGCAAGGTGGACATGGAGCGCACCGCCGCGCGCCTGCGCGACGTGATGGTGCGCGAGGGGGCATTCGTCCTGCCGGGCTTCTATGGCGCCACCGTCGACGGTCAGATCAAGCTCTTCCAGCGCGGCGGGGGAGACATCACCGGGGCCATCCTCGCGCGCTGCGTGGACGCCGGCCTCTACGAGAACTGGACGGACGTCTCCGGCTTCCTCTCCGCCGACCCGCGCATCGTGGAGAGCCCGCGCTCCATCCGGCGCATCACCTTCGACGAGATGCGCGAGCTGTCCTACATGGGGGCCTCGGTCCTTCAGGAGGAGGCGATCTTCCCCGTCCGCGAGGTCAACATCCCCATCCAGATCAAGAACACCAACCGCCCCGCCGACGAGGGCACGATCATCCGCGAGAACGCCGAGCCGGGCGTGGATGAGCACCTCATCACCGGCATCGCGGGCAAGCGCGATTTCGTCTCCGTGCACGTCAAGAAGGCGCACATGTCCAACGAGGTGGGCCTCGTGAGAAGGACGCTGTCCATCTTCGAGCACTACGGCGTCTCCGTGGAGCACATCCCCACGGGCGTCGACTCCTTCAGCGTGGTCGTCGCCGGCGATGACGTGCGGGAGTCCGTCTACTCGATCATCGCGGACATCCGCCGCGAGGTCGAGCCGGATGACATCGCCCTGTCCGACGGCCTCGCCCTGCTCTCGGTGGTGGGCCGTAACATGTCCAAGCGCTCGGGCACCTCGGGCAAGATCTTCGGGGCGCTCGGCGACGCGGGCATCAACATCCGCATGATCACGCAGAGCTCCCAGGAGATCAGCATTATCATGGGCGTCAACAACGTGGACTTTGACCGCGCCGTGCGGTGTATCTATGACCGCTTCGTGCGCAACGAACTGGTCGCGGCAGGTGCCTAG
- a CDS encoding alpha/beta fold hydrolase, whose translation MALLAHYYLPGLAVEDHAIDVPLDWRKTSPARAAADGLDAGARLRLFYRVVTTPENVGRDLPLLVFLQGGPGGAGPRLTGPDSDGWLPEALRHFRVVLPDQRGTGRSSHLSRHGLARVGDARAQADHLKRFLARSIVCDFEYLRLVVFGGRPWVTLGQSYGGFLTLSYLSLFPEGVAASFTAGGIPHVPANAAEVYARTFPRMAEKTRQLYARYPEDAARVAAVADLAASGDVCLPDGAPLTARRLQLLGSGLGMKPAFERLHSLFDVAFEDGDGTGGKTLTDGFLMGVLQSTTTASNPLYWTLQELIYADGALGEPLGWAAERVYQGRPEFSADARPLLFTGEAAFPWMFEEDPLLVPLAPAMDLLMADVDFDRVYDAERLAASEVPLQAAVYFDDLYVDSGLQLDTLSRVGASHAWVTNEFEHDGLHGTVVFKHLFDEALNRGDLEAVLRG comes from the coding sequence ATGGCGCTTCTCGCCCACTACTACCTTCCCGGCCTGGCCGTGGAGGACCATGCAATCGACGTACCGCTCGACTGGCGGAAGACCTCGCCCGCGCGCGCGGCCGCTGACGGCCTGGATGCGGGCGCGCGCCTGCGCCTGTTCTACCGCGTGGTCACGACCCCCGAGAACGTGGGACGTGACCTGCCGCTTCTCGTGTTCCTGCAGGGAGGCCCAGGCGGGGCCGGCCCGCGCCTCACCGGGCCGGACTCCGACGGCTGGCTCCCCGAGGCGCTGCGCCACTTTCGCGTGGTCCTGCCGGACCAGCGCGGGACGGGACGTAGCAGCCACCTGAGCCGCCACGGGCTCGCGCGGGTGGGAGACGCCCGCGCGCAGGCCGACCACCTCAAGCGCTTCCTGGCCCGCTCGATCGTGTGCGACTTCGAGTACCTGCGGCTCGTTGTGTTCGGGGGTCGGCCCTGGGTCACGCTTGGCCAGAGCTACGGGGGCTTTCTGACCCTCTCGTACCTGTCGCTGTTTCCCGAGGGCGTGGCGGCGAGCTTCACGGCGGGTGGCATCCCCCACGTGCCCGCGAACGCGGCCGAGGTCTACGCGCGCACCTTCCCGCGCATGGCCGAGAAAACCCGCCAGCTCTACGCGCGCTACCCGGAAGACGCCGCGCGCGTGGCGGCGGTGGCGGACCTTGCCGCCTCGGGTGACGTGTGCCTGCCCGACGGCGCGCCCCTCACGGCAAGACGCCTCCAGCTTTTGGGGAGCGGGCTCGGCATGAAGCCGGCCTTCGAGCGGCTGCACAGCCTCTTTGACGTCGCCTTCGAGGACGGAGACGGCACGGGTGGCAAAACGCTCACGGACGGCTTTCTCATGGGGGTGCTCCAGAGCACGACCACGGCCTCGAACCCCTTGTACTGGACGCTCCAGGAGCTCATCTACGCGGACGGCGCGCTCGGCGAGCCCCTAGGCTGGGCGGCCGAGCGCGTCTACCAGGGTCGGCCCGAGTTCTCCGCTGACGCGCGTCCGCTCCTGTTCACGGGCGAGGCGGCCTTTCCCTGGATGTTCGAGGAGGATCCGCTTCTGGTGCCCCTCGCGCCTGCCATGGACCTCCTCATGGCCGACGTTGACTTCGACCGGGTCTACGACGCCGAGCGCCTTGCCGCGAGCGAGGTCCCGCTCCAGGCCGCCGTCTACTTCGATGATCTTTACGTTGACTCCGGCCTGCAGCTCGACACGCTCTCGCGCGTGGGGGCGAGCCACGCCTGGGTCACCAACGAGTTCGAGCACGACGGCCTGCACGGCACCGTGGTGTTCAAGCACCTCTTCGACGAGGCCCTGAACCGCGGCGACCTCGAGGCCGTCCTGCGGGGGTAG
- the thrC gene encoding threonine synthase — translation MTSLYHSTRSRGASVTSKQAILAGIAPDGGLYVSDALDQAGIDLSRVCAQGFSETALTVLRTLLPDYTQDELAACVGSAYGSQWDSPAICPVTPLGDDWLLELYHGPTCAFKDVALQMLPQLMSVARAGDGHDVMIVCATSGDTGKAALDGFSGVPHTGVCVFYPDGKVSDIQHLQMVCQPGDNVAVCGIRGTFDDAQGEVKRIFADRALTGRLAGHGVVLSSANSINVGRLAPQVTYYFDAYAQLVRTGAVGAGDEVEFCVPTGNFGDVLAGYYAKRLGLPVCRLIVASNANDVLTDFLTTGTYDRRRPFHKTISPSMDILVSSNLERLLYFASDGDCELVASLMGELAEKGAYTVPAALMDKIRATFSCGRASDDETRATIRSCWEDRHVLIDPHTAVATCVLEREARTGAARVCLSTASPYKFSSDVLEALGVVVTGMNGFACMDALEHLTGTVAPTQLSSLREGEVLHDDVCDREKMAGFMESACARVFL, via the coding sequence GTGACTTCTTTGTATCACAGCACGCGCTCAAGAGGGGCTTCCGTAACAAGCAAGCAAGCTATTCTCGCCGGCATCGCACCCGACGGGGGGCTCTACGTCTCGGACGCGCTCGACCAGGCCGGCATCGACCTGTCCCGCGTCTGCGCGCAGGGATTCTCCGAGACCGCCCTCACCGTGCTGCGGACGCTCCTGCCCGACTACACCCAAGACGAGCTCGCGGCCTGCGTGGGCAGCGCCTATGGCAGCCAGTGGGACAGCCCCGCCATCTGCCCGGTGACCCCCCTCGGCGACGACTGGCTCCTCGAGCTCTACCACGGCCCCACCTGCGCCTTCAAGGACGTGGCCCTGCAGATGCTGCCGCAGCTCATGAGCGTGGCGCGCGCCGGCGACGGCCACGACGTCATGATCGTGTGCGCCACCTCGGGCGACACCGGCAAGGCTGCGCTCGACGGCTTCTCGGGCGTGCCCCACACGGGTGTCTGCGTCTTCTATCCCGACGGCAAGGTCTCCGACATCCAGCACCTGCAGATGGTGTGCCAGCCGGGCGACAACGTGGCCGTCTGCGGCATCCGCGGCACCTTCGACGACGCCCAGGGCGAGGTCAAGCGCATCTTCGCCGACCGCGCGCTCACGGGGCGCCTCGCCGGGCACGGCGTGGTCCTGTCGAGCGCCAACTCGATCAACGTGGGGCGTCTCGCCCCGCAGGTCACCTACTATTTCGACGCCTACGCCCAGCTCGTGCGCACGGGAGCCGTCGGCGCGGGCGACGAGGTCGAGTTCTGCGTGCCCACCGGCAACTTCGGCGACGTGCTGGCCGGCTACTACGCCAAGCGCCTGGGCCTGCCCGTGTGCCGCCTCATCGTGGCATCCAACGCCAACGACGTCCTCACGGACTTCCTCACGACGGGCACTTACGACCGCCGCCGCCCCTTTCACAAGACCATCTCTCCCTCGATGGACATTCTCGTCTCCTCCAACCTGGAGCGCCTGCTCTACTTCGCGTCCGACGGTGACTGCGAGCTCGTGGCCTCCCTCATGGGCGAGCTTGCCGAGAAGGGTGCCTACACCGTGCCCGCCGCCCTCATGGACAAGATTCGCGCGACCTTCTCCTGTGGGAGGGCCTCCGACGACGAGACGCGCGCCACGATTCGCTCCTGCTGGGAGGACCGGCATGTGCTCATAGACCCGCATACCGCCGTGGCCACGTGCGTCCTGGAGCGCGAGGCGCGCACGGGCGCGGCACGCGTCTGCCTGTCCACGGCGAGCCCCTACAAGTTCTCGTCCGACGTGCTCGAAGCGCTCGGCGTCGTGGTCACGGGCATGAACGGCTTCGCGTGCATGGACGCGCTCGAGCACCTCACCGGCACCGTCGCGCCCACCCAGCTCTCGAGCCTGCGCGAGGGCGAGGTCCTGCACGATGACGTGTGCGACCGCGAGAAGATGGCCGGCTTCATGGAGTCCGCCTGCGCACGGGTGTTTCTGTGA
- a CDS encoding aspartate-semialdehyde dehydrogenase: protein MSDKTVAILGATGVVGTQMLVSLEERGFPVGRLVPLASARSVEAGRVVRFRGEDVPVELARPEAFEGVDIVLGAASDELAGKLLPEAVKRGATCVDNSHAFRLDADVPLVVPEINAADIAGNNGIVSNPNCATIIGLVPLWPLHQAAGLTRLVVSTYQAASGAGMAGLRELERETRAVAADEPMGQTDPFAHQLAHNLIPQIGGFDEMGYTSEEMKMQNEGRKIMHLPDLRVNCTCVRVPVARSHSESITCEFTRPLSVDQARELLEAAPGVRVVDDPAAGVYPMPLDTSDQDLIWVGRLRRDLSAPEGASALTFWCCGDQIRKGAATNAVQIAEHLL from the coding sequence ATGAGCGATAAGACCGTTGCCATCCTCGGTGCCACCGGCGTCGTGGGAACCCAGATGCTCGTCAGCCTCGAGGAGCGGGGCTTTCCCGTGGGCCGGCTCGTGCCACTTGCGAGCGCGCGCTCGGTCGAGGCCGGACGGGTCGTGCGCTTCCGGGGCGAGGACGTGCCCGTGGAGCTCGCGCGCCCCGAGGCCTTCGAGGGCGTCGACATCGTGCTCGGTGCAGCCTCCGACGAGCTTGCGGGCAAGCTTCTGCCCGAGGCCGTGAAGCGCGGGGCGACTTGCGTGGACAACTCGCACGCCTTTCGCCTGGACGCGGACGTGCCCCTGGTGGTGCCCGAGATCAACGCCGCAGACATCGCGGGAAACAACGGCATCGTCTCCAATCCCAACTGCGCCACGATCATCGGCCTCGTTCCGCTGTGGCCGCTGCACCAGGCCGCAGGGCTCACGCGCCTCGTGGTCTCCACCTATCAGGCGGCCTCGGGCGCGGGCATGGCCGGCCTGAGGGAGCTCGAGCGCGAGACGCGCGCGGTGGCCGCTGACGAGCCGATGGGCCAGACCGACCCGTTCGCGCACCAGCTAGCCCACAACCTCATCCCGCAGATCGGGGGCTTCGACGAGATGGGCTACACCTCCGAGGAGATGAAGATGCAGAACGAGGGCCGCAAGATCATGCACCTGCCGGACCTGCGCGTGAACTGCACCTGCGTGCGCGTTCCGGTGGCTCGCTCGCACTCCGAGTCCATCACCTGCGAGTTCACCCGGCCCCTCTCGGTCGACCAGGCGCGCGAGCTCCTCGAGGCCGCCCCGGGCGTGCGTGTGGTCGACGATCCCGCGGCCGGCGTCTATCCCATGCCGCTCGATACCTCTGACCAGGACCTCATCTGGGTCGGCCGGCTCAGGCGCGACCTCTCCGCCCCCGAGGGCGCAAGCGCGCTCACCTTCTGGTGCTGCGGGGACCAGATTCGCAAGGGCGCGGCCACCAACGCGGTCCAGATCGCCGAGCACCTGCTCTAG
- a CDS encoding 1-phosphofructokinase family hexose kinase has product MIYTMTLNPALDYVMHPLTLDMGFTNRSSSEELHCGGNGINVSSLLNELDVPNIAMGIAGGFTGDYLLRRLQEKGIASNFVCLDRGNTRINVKLNGIVMTMVNGMGPKIAPKKVDELLDRMDVVTSGDILVLTGSIPSSLPSDIYTQIMRKLGGRGIQFVVDAPGQLLMDSLEAHPFLIKPNNHEVGRIFDVTIESPEECAPYAHKLHEAGARNVIISCGAHGSLLLDENGVEHIVPTAHVRLVNATGAGDSMVAGFLAQVTQGVDYETALIFASACGTATAASKGIAHRERIDRVVSALYKKMGRAIPGTIARDIEANKARVAAEDSGESSEGDK; this is encoded by the coding sequence TTGATTTACACGATGACGTTGAACCCTGCCCTTGACTACGTTATGCATCCTCTTACGCTTGACATGGGCTTCACCAATAGGTCCTCCTCCGAGGAACTCCACTGCGGCGGCAACGGCATCAATGTCTCGTCGCTTCTCAACGAGCTCGACGTCCCCAACATCGCGATGGGCATCGCGGGCGGCTTCACGGGCGACTACCTCCTGCGTCGCCTCCAGGAGAAGGGCATCGCGAGCAACTTCGTCTGCCTCGACCGCGGCAACACCCGCATCAACGTCAAGCTCAACGGCATCGTCATGACGATGGTCAACGGCATGGGCCCCAAGATCGCCCCCAAGAAGGTCGACGAGCTCCTCGACCGCATGGACGTCGTCACGTCGGGGGACATCCTCGTCCTCACGGGCTCGATTCCCAGCTCGCTTCCGTCGGACATCTACACCCAGATCATGCGCAAGCTCGGCGGGCGCGGCATACAGTTCGTCGTGGACGCCCCCGGCCAGCTCCTCATGGACTCGCTCGAGGCGCACCCCTTCCTCATCAAGCCCAACAACCACGAAGTCGGGCGCATCTTCGACGTGACCATCGAGTCCCCCGAGGAATGCGCCCCCTACGCCCACAAGCTTCACGAGGCGGGTGCGCGCAACGTCATCATCTCCTGCGGCGCGCACGGCTCGCTGCTCTTGGACGAGAACGGCGTCGAGCACATCGTGCCCACCGCCCACGTGCGCCTCGTCAACGCGACCGGCGCCGGAGACTCGATGGTCGCGGGCTTCCTCGCGCAGGTCACGCAGGGCGTCGACTACGAGACTGCGCTGATATTCGCCTCTGCGTGCGGAACCGCCACGGCAGCGAGCAAGGGAATCGCCCATCGCGAAAGGATCGACCGCGTGGTCTCCGCGCTCTACAAGAAGATGGGCCGTGCCATCCCGGGTACCATCGCACGCGACATCGAGGCCAACAAGGCTCGCGTCGCGGCGGAGGACTCGGGGGAGTCCTCCGAGGGGGACAAGTAG